In the Lates calcarifer isolate ASB-BC8 linkage group LG16_LG22, TLL_Latcal_v3, whole genome shotgun sequence genome, TTATCGCAAAGTTTACATGCAGTCGCTTtccaaatgaaaatgcaaataataataataataatgatatcaAGAGATTAAGATATTGCATCGTATCACGGCTCTTATAAGACACTTGAGAATTTCATACCCCATCACCTCCCCCCATcccactcaaaaaaaaaaaaaaaaaaaaaaaaaaaaaaaaattgcttatGGCTCTCTTGGAAAACCCTATGTAAACAAAAAGGCGATGGGGTACCTTTAATTCGGTGCCTATGGAGTCTGTTGATATATCTAAACCCCTAAAATAACAACGGTAATAGTAACAAGAATTAagacattttattgttattgttttcaaCAATATAACATGTTACGTTATTACATTCCGGtaaaatactttttctttttttcttcttccttccttcctctctctcttcttcctcttctttttttcccccacctAAACCGACCTAGATCCACCTCACCTTTTGTCTGCACCACTACTGCAAAAATGATCCGGTTTAACAAGCCATATAACCTCAAATCTAATTCATCTTTCGAGTTATATTGTCCTTAGGTGAATTTAAGAGAAAATATGCCAGTAAGGTGAGAAAATGGCGACTGTTTTAAGTATATTTCGAAAATGTCTTAAGTGCTCTGCCTTGACACTTGTTTCTAGAAAATCCCCGAAACAAGCGGAAGTTTAATCTGGGGATAAGTGGAGGTATCTGCGCCCACTGGCAGATTTTTCCCCACTTgtttaaaaagacttaaaagaCTGAATATGAGACTAAATGATTTGTTACGGTGGCTGTTTTCGCAGTGTTCCAGTCTGTCTTGCACCTTTGCCGTAAGTGCTTGAAGCTCGTCTCACGCCACCTTGAAAATTactttttcaggaaaaaaaggaaacaaaacgAAATAAAACGGTGCTCTCTGTCCCCCTTCTGTGCCGTTTTTTTTTAAGAGCCAAGGTCCACTAGATTAGAAGACATAGGGTTCAGTATGGTGTCGTGGTGCAACGAGTGGTGATGGTGCACCGAGTCTGCACCGCTCGGTACCGGGATGGCGCTGGGTCCCGGCGGGGGCGCGAGGCCGTGCAGGGACGGTAAACCGGTGTTTGAGCCGAGTAGCAGAGCCGGACTCGGAGACGTGTGATCCGGTGTCCCCGAGGGCGTTTTATCGTCATCCGAGCTCCCCAATAgagttttatttccattcatgGAAGAAGTCAATGGGTTGTGACTATTGCTGTTGGAGTTCTCGTTGTTTTCTCTGCgaatggaaaacaaaatcacattttagtCTGGTGTAAGTACATAAAAACTGGTGCAACATACTACTAGTGCAGCAAGGAAGGAAATATGTAAGAAATTATCAAGTTatgaaacttttaaaaactaTCTACAGTCCTGGTTACACTAAATTTAAACTAGAGGACCAAATATGCAAagtacaaaaaatgtaaataaacagtttaaatagTTGAACAAAAACTCTaagaactacacacacacacacacacacacacacactaagcaAAAATAGTGTTGTCCGTGCTACTGTGTGCACTGGGATATTAATTAGGCTGCGCCATATTAACAATAGCCATAATACGCCTCATTCAAGTATAAATGCTTAGTCTAATGATTTATTAATGCATCAATCAGTAACGCGTTCATGCGTACGTGTACCAAGGTGCAAACAATTAGTAAGTCATTGAAATAATTACAGGCCATCGCTCAGTTCACTACAGCCGTGCACAGAGTTACAGTAAATGGCTGGAGTGGTGAAAACAATAAATCTATCCGTCTGTTGAACCtgcattatgtgtttgtgtttatagtAAATTAATTAACCCCATGTGACCTGTGGGTGAAGACGCCCAGCAAAGTGGGTAAGCCTTTGGAAATCTGAATATGACAGGCCTGATTATGGCTTGAACGTGTGCGTGTTACGTATGGCACAGTTCATATGTTTGCAGTGGTGAGTAAGGCTTTTCTCAGTGGGAAGACATGATTTACGTGGAGCTTTCAGCCCGAATTAGTGGCCAGAGGGTGAAAGAAGACACCAGCCCCAGCGAACACCTGACTAAAACACGTCTCCCGAAACCCCTCTGCACGCCTGCCTGTGTAATTTCCAAACTTTGAAATGTACAAACGACTCCTAATGAAATGTCAACTGGGCTGATATGGAGGATATATAGCCCGTCACACCAATTAAACCGCAAAACAACTTTTAGCCGTGTtctgagttgttgtttttttttttaaaaaaacatgtgcTCATCCCAGTATCTGGAGggttaaaagttatttttttccctctctgatCTTAACATAACATGAAAGTCAGATTTCATGTTATAATAAGTGTGATTACTAAAACATAAAAGTGGGGTAAATGCAGCTTTTATAACCTTGTAATTTACCTGACAACGGCCCTTTaattttctgcatttcaactTTTACGCACGGCCTGCACAATTAtcacaaagataaaaacagtaCTTGAGTTTACTAAAACCTTAAAGTATGAAAAAGTGCCTGCTTCTAATATAATTTGTCACAAATGGACGCGGATACACGGACAGAACTGGGGCGACTAGTTAACtgaatatatatgaatatttggtCAATGCAATACATTGAGGTAGATAAGCAAATTATATTGCTTAAGCGCACAGTGGTAACAGTGGTTGTTTATGACTcagcaacattttgttttaaatacgACCTCTGGCTATTTTTTGCTCGatgtcataataataaaaaaagaactaGATGAGCCTATTCTAAGATTAAGTGTCTCTTACCTTTCCTTCGCCTCCGCTGCTCGGTCTCTCTGCCGTCTGTTTTTGAACCAGTTGCTGACCTGCGTGGTGGTGAGTCCCGTGGCCTCGGCCAGCTCTCTTTTCTCCCGCGGAGATGGATACGGATTGTGGGTGTACCACTCTCGGAGGACGCTCCTGCTCTTCTCCTTGAAGCAGTAGCTGGTCTCTTCTCCGTCCCAGATAGAGCGGGGCAGGGGGAACTTTCTCCGGACGCGGTACTTCCCCACGGCGCCGAGCGGGCGGCCTCTCAGCTTCTCCGCTTCGATGTAGTGCGCcttgagccacagctgctgcagcttcgGGTGGTTGTGCGGCGAAAACTGGTGGCTCTCAAGGATCTTGTAGAGCTCTCGGAAGTTCCCTCGGTGGAACGCGACCACGGCTTTCGCTTTGAGGACGCTCTCGTTTTTGTGGAGGTGCTCGCACGCCGGGAGCGACCAGAGGAAGCGCCCCAGCCTCTCGATGTTCCCCCCTTGTTGGAGGACTTCGCAGACACACGCCACTTGTTCTTGCGTAAAACCAAACGTCGGAAGCATGGACATGGCGACAACGTAAACCAATACAGATTATATTGTGCCTTACTTCCACGTCTCTCCACTCAGTCTCACATTAAATCAAAACGCATTAAGTCCATAAGCGACAGAAAGgtccccccaaaaaaagagcAGCCTAAAACTTAAACTGACCAAGGTTAGGTAATATCCAACTGCGTATTGAGGAATAAACTCAAGCCCATTCAGCCATGCAAAACCCCAGGCGACAACTCCTCATAAAAGttggtgagaaagagagaaagttgcTACTCCTTCCAccgtcctcctccaccttttcTATGCCGTTTCAACATAACCTACTCCCGGAGACCGGGCTCGCTGGCTCGTTTTAATAATATTATTCTAAGCTGGCAAGACAAGCGATTATATGAACTCTGATTGGTCGGTTATTTGACCCGGGGATGGTGAGGATAAGACAATAGCCTTAGTCAAATTATTTGCCATGGTTACGCTGTCACTCAAAGTAACCTGATATGCTTTGAGGTGGCTCCCTGGCAAAGTCAACCCGATTGTTCCCTTCACGAGCAGCCCGCCTACCAATAGAAATATTGCTCAGATTTTTCttctaaaacagttttttttcttctctcccctcaCGTTGACAGACACCTCGGGCAGCCAAAGAGCGCCAAGCTTGGGGGTgtaggaggtgtgtgtgtgtgtgtgtgtatgtgtgtgtgaggtaggtgggtggggtgtgggggagGAGTGTGGAGAAGGCAGAGCATGCATGCAGCGCTGATCCCGCGGCTGGGGGAAGGATGGCGCCAGAGCGCACAGAGCCCTCGCTGCAGTGTGTGTCCTCATGCCCCCTGGCAGCTTCTCACATATCAATCAAGATTTCCACCAACGCCTGGAACTTTAAAGTTAGTCGCGTTCAGCGTTTCATACAAGCGAAATGACGAGTGATGTGAGTGTTTAATGAAAAGTTCGCTAAAGAAATACCCGCCCTGCTTATGGTGGTTGTCatcaagcaaaaaataaaataacgaataaataaaaaaaaaaaaaagacaaattctgCCGGAGAGGGCAGCGATTTATGATTTCTTACATCCGATCTAATTAGATAAATTTGATCTGTCGTTTATTTGTAAGTTGTAAAAATTTGTAAACGGTCATTTGTGAATAGGAAGTGAGTTTTCAGGTGGTTTAGCCGAGGAGAAACAGACTGCATGTCACTAAATGTAACCAAGAAAGTGATCttacaaataataacaaaaaggaaaaaagtaagaCTTTAAGCTTAAGAAAAAGTACAGAAAGCTGTGTTTAGAAAGCAATCtatgaaaaatattcagtaacTTTGCATCTATATAAAAAGTATGCGCTCTAATGTTCCCACTGGAGATTAAAAAGTGTCTTATATTAAGGTTATAGCTAATTTaaggatttaaaaaatctaatctgGTATAAATATTATCTTTGTGTATGAAGTAGATATGTTGCTCTACAGTTGATTATGACATTACCGTGATGAGATTTCTTATTTAACGCCATGTGACAACAGAGAGATGATGAAGAATGTCTAAATGAGGGGTGAGGCAGTGACTGCAGGAGCGCACAGAATGGCAAACAAATCTTAAGGTGTGCGGCCGGTCTAACGGTGAAGTATCCGTGTGTGCTGTGGAGctagacagaggcagagaaggagagagtctGTCGGGGcaacaggaggagaagaaaatcGGCATCAAGCTGCACACCGGTGAGACAAAAATTTCCGTTTGCATTTAAGTCATCTTGGCTGACACGGTTTAGTGCAGCGGTGGAGGGAAGATGAAGTCAGAGATCATCAAAATCACAGGCGGGATTAGACAGATAAGATTTGAAGACCTGAGTAATCATTCCAGTGTGATGATTACAGATAAAATGACTGGGAGAAAGAAAGACGAGTGGTGtaggaaagagtgagagattttttttttagaggtgATTTAGTGAGGAGCTTTTATGAATCACTATGTTTGTTGAAGTGATGAGTTTTCACACGGTGGGAGACCTCTgctctccaggctgcagcagtgaAGGTGGCAGCAGCACGaggagcaacaacaacaacaacaacaacaacaacaaaatcagttATTTGACTTATTGGTGTTGTCAGGTGTAAGGAGCAGAGGCGTGTGTCACGCGGACGGGGCATGTGTGTTATTGAATGTTGGGCCAAAGATTGACCAGTTGATAGATTTCTATCGCCCCCACCATGGGACCTCTTCATTAGAGATACGATTGTCAGTTACACCCACACTCAGTATCACATCACCCGAAGCTCCTGcctcaaaccacacacacacacacacacacacacacaccagtgattCTGTCTCCACCGGCAGACCTGTTTTTCAGCAGATTTCTTTCATCTCACAACTTAAAATTACCTGTGGACCACAACACAGAAAATGCAACAGGCAGGTGGTGTGCCAAAAAAGTAAAGGGGTTTAActtaaattaataattattattgtaatattaATAGGCATATTATGGTTTATGTACAGACCTTAATTTTAGATTTTCCAAAAAAATTTGCAAATAAATATCAGCAGCACATCTAAAGTCCAAGCAAGGAGCTACCTAAAATCTCAGGggtacataaaacatttttttagtCAGGGGCGCTCAGGTCACAGCTTCATATTTTTGCTCCACATTTGCAATTTGTCAATatttgtctgctgctgctgcaggccCTAATGGCGACCAGCTATTTCTGTCTAAGTCGCggctgttttaaaatgagttattAGCGTAATTATGAAGTTAGTTTATCACGAGGGGATGAGTCCTGTAAGAGGAGCCTGATCCCTGTTTCCGTGTTgtgttctctcctctgtttaatAAATTGACTTGGGTTTCGCCTGAAGCGCAGTTCTCAGAGAGTATTACGGCATTAGGCTGACTGATGGTAATCGTCAGGGGACGGGGGCCTCGCCTGAAATGGATAGTGAGAAAAACAAGGACGGGATTTAACcatatacaaatacataaaaactcCTATACGTTTTATTTCAAGCTGAAgttaaacataataataataataataataataataataataataataataataataataattactatttaaaaattattacaATGCCACATATCATAATGTAACCTATCACATGTGTAATTAAATCGCtttctgaatgtgttttcatttgttaacTTTGATTCCGCCAGTTCATGAAAGCTGCAGCGCAGAGAGCGAGAGCGATGAGTGAAACTATGAGCGCCTGTAAACACAGTTTGACAGACGCGACATTTTAAACCGATTTCAGATAAAACTTATCACCACTGTCCATCTAACACAAACACCTCAAGGCCCCGTAATTGagcccaacacacacaaacacacacacacacacacacaggaggactCTCCCAACTGCTGAAAGAAGTGCTGCCATTACTCACAGTGGTCACAGTATATTTTCCAACGAGGTTATGtatcgtctctctctctctctcttttaaacCTTTCACATCACAGACAGTTCAGATTTAAGCCTGGTAATTTATCCAAACGACCTTTGCACGCTAAAAATACTCCTTCTGAGGCTGTTATTGGGAATCAGACatgatattgtattttatttcttttttttaattgatttcttGGGTGAAGTTCTTCACCTCTGCTTTAACTGCTGACTGTCACTGGTTGAGTTCGTTGCCCCCTGTACACCCATGCTGTGTGTCCCCTGATATCAGAAGTTACATGAGGACCTATGAGCTTATTCATCCCTGCCTCACTCTGTCCTTAGTCATTTGGATTATTTTGGGTGATGATGGGTGTAGATGTAACTAAAATAAGGTCTGGGGCCCTAGAGGGAGCTTCAGATGGGGTCATTATTGCTCTCATTATATGTCATTCTGATGAGATGATACACACAATATCCAGCCCTATTTGGAATTACTGCCAGACATAAAATCAAAGCAGATGGAGTACTAGGGGggacagtttttttttggtaggggttcttttttttggcatttttaataTGAGAAAGTTTGAGAAAATCTGAGTCTGCCCCACTCATCATGCTGACATGGTCTGGATCAACAATTGCTCACTCAGTCTTTGTTGCCCCTAGATAAACGTGTCTTATCTAAATACTTATTTAACTGTGGATTAGAAAGTTTAATGATCAGGGAAGCAGGTCGTTACCATAGCAGAGATGATATATTAGAATTGAGCAAGTACAAGAGTAGAGCAAGCAATTAAAATATAAAGCATCTTCATTGAATCAGGTTGATCATGGCCGGAACCGCTGGGCGTGTGTGCACCGGCAGTGACAGGACAAATCAGGGTCCAGTGTCTGGCCCTTGACAGTGTTTGTAAACCACTTGTTTCCACGGATCAGTTTGATCAGAGAGCTCTGGCTCTGAAATGGTAATTATTACGCACGCTGATGAATGGAGATCACGTTTCCCCTAATAGCCAACCCCCATACCCCCTATTTTCACAACCTCCCACCGCTCACCTCGGCCACTCTCCACCACGACCTCCACTAATTGAGCTGATTATTGCAagatgtgtgttttggtgtgtgtggaAACATAGGAGGGGACGTGGCTTTTATCCCTGTAAGACTGCTACACACACCGACCTGAGACAAGTGCAACAAGGGGTTGATGAGTAACATTCTTTCGGACAGGCATCCAAATGctgggcagagagagagaaattattAAAGCCAGAGCCTGTGTGTCTATACTGGTTAAGGGGATATGAATGAGGGTCTATCCAATAATTGGTTGTTTACATCTATCTTGTTACCCCAGAGGCCAGGGCTATCCTATAGAGCAAGGAGGAGATTTCACTAAACTGCAAAGGCAAGCAGCAAGGGAGGGGTGGGGATGAAGGGGTGGGGCTGcgggtgtggatgtgtgtgtgtgtgggtcttgTCTAAATTTCCAGGAGGCTTGAACCGGTCGGCAGGTTCATCAGATTGGACGGTTTACATTTCAGGTCCAGTCTAGAATACGTACGGTACAGCctgcacaaaacacagcaaTTTAACAGGCAGTTAAAAGGTGAGTCGAGCATTATCATCACAGAGCGAATTCCTGCATGAACAAAATCAAGAAGCAAAGACACTAAATTAAAGATTTCTACTAATGAGTGTTGCTGAAAATGTAATATCAGATTTTTCCAAGTAAGTTTAAATGGCAAGCAGGTGGAAAAGCTTCTGAGACAAAACTCTGCACAATAATACCCTGAAACCAGTGTCATTAAGTTCATTTTGTGCACTGTCACCTAATGCTGAATGAATTCTTGGTTAGTGGCTAATCATCACTCGATGAAACATCTGGACAATAAGTTAATCAAAGCTGTTTTTATCTAgctaaaatctgttttgttgCATTTACCTTTCACATAATTGTAATCTGAGCACTTTCTGGAGCGAAGGAGACAAATTACAAGCACTGCAATTAAGCACAGCCTGTGCGGCTCGCGCAGCTACATCTTTTACCCACTGGCAGAAAAGCCTTAACCAACCAGCACTCCACTGCCCACCCACTACCACCACACTGCTGTGGAACAAACTAACACCCAAATTGCAGCTGGCCAGAACACCGGAGCAAACAGCAACAAGTGTCTGTTTTTCTACAAGGTCATTGGGCCtgatgagtgtgagtgtgtgagagagtgagagtgtgtgtgagagtgagtgtgcCGCTTGCTGCTGAGGTTAATTTATTCGATCAATCACTCCATTTGattcctgtttattttcaggAGTCACACGGTCATTTCAGCTGCACACTGAGCCCTTTATGCACTGCCAAGGCGTTTCCCCTCAACCACTAAGATTGTATAGCATGCATTCGGCCATAATTTGGAGAGGAGAGCGGTTCCAGCACTTCTCAGATATTTCACGGTTCCTAACCTTTATGGTGAAATCC is a window encoding:
- the six2a gene encoding homeobox protein SIX2a; the protein is MSMLPTFGFTQEQVACVCEVLQQGGNIERLGRFLWSLPACEHLHKNESVLKAKAVVAFHRGNFRELYKILESHQFSPHNHPKLQQLWLKAHYIEAEKLRGRPLGAVGKYRVRRKFPLPRSIWDGEETSYCFKEKSRSVLREWYTHNPYPSPREKRELAEATGLTTTQVSNWFKNRRQRDRAAEAKERENNENSNSNSHNPLTSSMNGNKTLLGSSDDDKTPSGTPDHTSPSPALLLGSNTGLPSLHGLAPPPGPSAIPVPSGADSVHHHHSLHHDTILNPMSSNLVDLGS